The proteins below come from a single Pseudarthrobacter sp. SSS035 genomic window:
- a CDS encoding MoxR family ATPase: MTMTTEQAEWFAGTFDKLVANVGQAVLGKDHVIRLTFTAMLAEGHVLFEDAPGTGKTMLARAMAATVQGSNNRIQFTPDLLPSDVTGVTIYDQKTQKFEFHKGPIFNNIVLADEINRASPKTQSALLEVMEESRVTVDGVTYEAGRPFMVMATQNPIEQAGTYRLPEAQLDRFLIKTSIGYPDHASTVQLLGGSNLKDRSKEISAVITTQAVADMADLAATVHVDTAVLEYISRLCEETRNAPETRLGVSVRGAIAMVRAAKVWAAGQGRNFVLPDDIKELAAVVWTHRFVMDPEAEFSGATPEAVLARVLSDIAAPQQRAAV, from the coding sequence ATGACCATGACCACCGAGCAGGCCGAATGGTTTGCAGGCACTTTCGACAAGCTCGTTGCCAACGTGGGGCAGGCGGTGCTCGGCAAGGACCACGTCATCCGGCTCACCTTCACCGCGATGCTGGCGGAGGGCCATGTGCTGTTCGAGGACGCCCCCGGCACCGGCAAGACCATGCTGGCCCGGGCGATGGCCGCCACCGTCCAGGGCTCCAACAACCGCATCCAGTTCACCCCCGACCTCCTGCCCTCGGACGTCACGGGTGTGACCATCTACGACCAGAAGACGCAGAAGTTCGAGTTCCATAAGGGACCGATCTTCAACAACATCGTGCTGGCCGATGAGATCAACCGCGCTTCGCCGAAGACCCAGTCGGCGCTGCTGGAGGTCATGGAGGAATCCCGGGTCACCGTGGATGGCGTGACCTACGAGGCAGGCCGGCCGTTTATGGTGATGGCCACGCAGAACCCGATCGAGCAGGCCGGTACGTACCGCCTGCCGGAGGCGCAGCTGGACCGCTTCCTGATCAAGACCTCTATCGGCTATCCGGACCACGCCTCCACGGTCCAGCTGCTCGGCGGTTCGAACCTGAAAGACCGCTCCAAGGAGATCTCCGCAGTTATCACCACGCAGGCCGTGGCGGACATGGCTGACCTGGCTGCCACAGTGCATGTGGACACGGCGGTCCTTGAATACATTTCCCGGCTCTGCGAAGAGACCCGCAACGCGCCCGAGACCCGGCTGGGCGTTTCCGTGCGTGGCGCCATCGCCATGGTCCGCGCCGCCAAGGTCTGGGCCGCGGGGCAGGGACGGAACTTCGTCCTGCCTGACGACATCAAGGAACTGGCAGCCGTGGTGTGGACGCACCGGTTTGTGATGGACCCGGAAGCTGAGTTCTCCGGCGCCACCCCCGAGGCCGTCCTGGCCCGGGTCTTGTCCGACATC